In a genomic window of Quercus lobata isolate SW786 chromosome 4, ValleyOak3.0 Primary Assembly, whole genome shotgun sequence:
- the LOC115984911 gene encoding uncharacterized protein LOC115984911 — MQLEIDHLKKKLCHARRKQTPSNSDVSSDDEEDISYKRRSRTPPSESFSYNEEHHHERRYKSPPRKGLGNDTMSRALNQISKSPFTRKIGGARLPQHFNQPTFIIYNGQMDLVKHVSHFNQRMAVHSKNEALMCKVFPSSLGPVTMRWFDGLGVGSIDSFNVFTRAFGSRFISCSRILRPLDSLLSLTMKERETLKMYSDKHWEIFNEIDGDFDDVAIRTFKVRLPAEHVLWKSLVGKPTTSVRQLMDRIDKYKRVEEDQYQGKGKAKVISQEMRDFRSDRYNNNQP; from the coding sequence ATGCAGTTAGAGATTGATCATTTAAAGAAGAAGTTGTGTCATGCACGACGAAAGCAAACTCCCTCCAATTCTGATGTTTCCTCTGATGATGAAGAGGATATTAGCTATAAACGAAGGTCAAGAACCCCACCCAGTGAGTCTTTCTCCTACAATGAGGAGCACCATCATGAACGAAGGTATAAGAGCCCGCCTCGCAAAGGCTTGGGAAACGACACTATGAGCAGGGCGTTGAACCAAATTTCCAAGTCGCCTTTCACGCGCAAGATCGGAGGGGCAAGACTTCCTCAGCACTTCAATCAGCCAACGTTCATCATTTACAATGGTCAAATGGACCTTGTGAAGCATGTAAGCCACTTCAACCAGAGAATGGCTGTCCATTCCAAGAAcgaggccttgatgtgcaaggtgtttcCATCCAGCCTGGGGCCCGTGacgatgagatggttcgatgGCCTAGGGGTAggttccatagattcctttaacGTGTTCACCCGGGCATTTGGCTCTCGTTTTATTAGTTGTAGTAGGATTCTTCGGCCCTTAGATTCTCTACTATCCTTAACCATGAAAGAGAGGGAGACCCTGAAAATGTACTCAGACAAACACTGGGAGATAttcaatgagatagatggtgaCTTTGACGATGTAGCCATTAGGACTTTCAAGGTTAGGCTACCTGCCGAGCACGTTTTATGGAAGTCTTTGGTTGGGAAACCTACCACCAGTGTAcgccaactcatggaccgaATTGATAAGTATAAGAGGGTCGAGGAAGACCAGTACCAGGGGAAGGGGAAGGCCAAGGTTATATCTCAagagatgagggatttcaggtcggaccgatACAACAATAACCAACCTTAG
- the LOC115983813 gene encoding F-box/kelch-repeat protein At3g06240-like: MSRSRRCSLGLRSDDSKWRWGRRSRRCSLSLSSDDSDSRRCRLKSLPEELVEEILAWLPVKSLVRFKCVKKSWSALFQTRTFIAKHLRYNQSKTKNHPNPTLLLEILGERSLVSKYLLQSHHHDEANDHRSVYHDHLPQYHHDVGSVSDEWLVLEEERRLPFVDYFQGENMMSGLFTDGLLRTNMFACINGIICIGGLFNCYPSFHGFVLWNPAIREGKTVAYPITKTPDFVQSKKSFSFFAFGYDQISNDYKVVRVERYTLKYAITSYYNSFYVYSLRADSWTQIFSTPFLHSNVSVDTRHDEIYFNGVHHWLGFPNEEPGERYNNRIIISFDMSHEVFQIIRFPEFSTSKSERLAVFNDCLACILYGITECIDIDIWVMREYGVEDSWTKQLVVNPPVPITCPVRFFGNGEFLLFDKNWAMVLYNIGSQEIRILQCTGYPHTSLPLELVDYVESLVSFTGGNVF, from the coding sequence ATGTCGAGGTCGAGAAGGTGCAGCTTAGGTTTAAGGTCCGACGATTCGAAGTGGAGGTGGGGGCGGAGGTCGAGAAGGTGCAGCTTAAGTTTAAGCTCCGATGATTCTGATTCGAGAAGGTGTAGGTTAAAAAGTTTACCAGAAGAGTTGGTGGAAGAGATCTTGGCATGGCTTCCAGTAAAATCATTAGTTCGTTTCAAGTGCGTTAAAAAGTCATGGTCAGCTCTTTTCCAAACCCGAACTTTCATTGCCAAACACCTTCGTTACAATCAGTCTAAAACTAAAAACCATCCAAATCCAACTCTTCTTCTCGAGATCCTTGGCGAAAGAAGTCTTGTTTCAAAATACCTCCTGCAATCTCATCATCACGACGAGGCCAATGACCACCGAAGTGTTTATCATGATCACCTCCCGCAATATCATCATGATGTTGGTTCTGTTTCTGATGAGTGGCTTGTTCTTGAAGAAGAACGACGACTACCTTTTGTGGACTACTTTCAGGGGGAGAATATGATGAGTGGCTTGTTCACAGATGGACTACTACGCACCAACATGTTTGCTTGCATCAACGGCATTATTTGTATTGGCGGTCTATTCAATTGCTACCCCTCCTTTCATGGCTTTGTTTTATGGAATCCGGCGATCAGAGAAGGTAAAACCGTTGCCTATCCCATAACCAAAACTCCTGATTTTGTTCAATCAAAAAAAtcgttttccttttttgcatTTGGTTATGATCAAATTTCTAATGACTACAAGGTGGTTAGAGTTGAGAGATATACTTTGAAATATGCAATCACAAGCTACTACAATTCTTTTTATGTTTACTCCCTAAGGGCTGATTCCTGGACCCAAATATTTAGCACCCCTTTTCTTCATTCAAACGTTAGTGTGGATACTCGTCATGATGAGATATACTTTAATGGAGTTCATCATTGGCTTGGTTTCCCCAACGAAGAACCAGGGGAGAGATATAATAATCGCATAATTATATCCTTTGACATGAGCCATGAGGTTTTTCAAATAATAAGGTTTCCAGAGTTTTCAACAAGCAAAAGCGAAAGGCTTGCTGTATTCAATGATTGCCTTGCTTGTATTCTTTATGGTATCACTGAATgcattgatattgatatatgGGTGATGCGTGAATATGGGGTCGAGGATTCTTGGACCAAACAGCTTGTTGTAAATCCCCCTGTACCAATTACATGTCCAGTACGATTTTTCGGGAATGGAGAATTCCTTCTGTTTGATAAAAATTGGGCAATGGTTTTGTATAACATTGGTTCTCAAGAAATTAGGATTCTTCAATGCACAGGCTATCCACACACATCCCTGCCATTGGAACTTGTCGATTACGTGGAGAGTCTTGTTTCATTCACAGGTGGAAATGTGTTTTAG